The window AGTATCGTTGCATTTATTCTCGGCATTGTGCTCATTCTCTGGATGCGCAACCGTCCTCGCATGGCGGAAGCCGAAGTGAACAATCTCACCAATGGAACGGCAGAAGGCGAAGATAGGAAGTCGCGTCAGCGGAATAGGCGAAGTAGACGCCGCCAGCGACGGTAGCAGCCCAGTGGGGCAAAAGGTGTATAGAAACCGCGACCATCATATCCTAAGTCCCATCAAGGGTTTTTGATAGGGGGTTTCCCTAATTTCCTCAATTTCTTCAACAGGTGTATAGGAAATGTCGCATACCTAAAACGCAATCCCCAGCGAGGCGACATTTTTGTAGAAACCGCGACCCATCATATCCCAAGTCCCGGAGGGACGGCATTTTTGTAGAAAACGTCAATGAAAAAGAATCAAGCCCCAGCGGGGCGGCATTTATATAACTACAAGGAACCATTATGAGCAGCACATACACCCAAATCTACATACACATCGTTTTCGCCGTCAAAGGCAGACAATCCCTCGTTCCATATGTTATCTGCGTTTCTACACAAATGCCGCCCCTTCGGGGCTAAACTATGGTCTTCCGTTATCAAAACCTATAGACCTTTATATAAAGTGTAAATATATAAAGGTATAAAGGACGCACAACGTGCAAACAAAACGTATTTGTCTCTGGTCGGGACCTCGTAACGTCTCAACTGCAGTGATGTACGCCTTCGCACAACGCAGCGATACCGAGGTCATTGACGAGCCCCTCTACGCACACTACCTCTATACAAAATACGACGCACAGGCTCTCAAGAGTACGCATCCGGGGACAGCAGCGGTGATGGCATCCATGTCAACAGATAGCGCGCAGGTCATCGAAAAGGTGATCCTCGGTCCCTGTGAGAAGCCCGTGCTTTTCATGAAACAGATGGCACACCACCTCATCAACATTGACCTAAGTTTCCTCGAACACACACACAACGTTCTGCTCATCCGAGATCCACGAGAAATGCTCCCCTCTCTTGCAAAGGTCATCGGAACACCCACACTCGCCGACACCGGACTTAAAACACAATATGATCTCTTAACCGACCTACGCGCCGCGGGACACTCTCCGCCGATTCTCGACGCGCGACTCTTATTGGAAAACCCGTCCGATGTTTTATCGCAACTCTGTGAGCGGCTCGGATTACAATTTGAGCGTTCAATGCTGTCTTGGGAGGTGGGTGGAAATCCTGCCGATGGTGTGTGGGCACCGTATTGGTATCAGAACGTGCATCGGAGCACAGCGTTCGCGCCGTATCGTCCGAAATCGGAGCCGTTTCCGCCGGAATTGGAAAACGTATTTGCCGTGTGTCTGACATATTATAATGCTCTGTGTGAGGAGGCGATTGGCGTGTAGACATCAGCTCAGAACAGAGCCATTCAGAATCGGGGTTATAAACCCCTCCCACAAAAGCAAGAATCGGGGTTATAAACCCCTCCTACAAAAAGGGTTCGTGACAATTGAATGGCTCTGAGCTCAGAAAAGTATTGCTTGACATCCAGCTCCGACTTCTGTATAATATGGTAGAGGAGGAATTTCCATGGCAAATCATTTCAACGATCTGCTGCTGCAGACCTTAAAACAGATAAACGTCCGACTCGATCGTCTTGATGGGCGCATGGATCGTCTTGATGGGCGCATGGATCGTCTTGATGGGCGCATGGACCGCTTAAGCGAAAAACTTGACACAAAAGCCGATAAATCGGATTTCGACGTGACGAACGAAAAGTTAGATGACCTTGGAAGCCGTGTAGACCGCATTGAGGCCGGGATTGGAACCCTGAAATGGATCGTTGGGGCTGAAGTCGCTGTCATCGGCGTGGTGCTCGCTTTCATTAAAGCGTGTTAATCCCCTACCGATCATCTTCTGCGACCTTCTCAAGAATCTGCTCAAGGAGCCGATCGCTATCGGCTTCCCGCTCACGATATTGCTGGACTAACTCCGCCAACGTTGACGACTTCTCACTCTTCGTCGGCGTTTCACTCTTCGTCGGAATCCCCAGCAACAGCATATTCAATGCCTCATCAAACGTCTGTGCCTGCACCGCCGCAAGTTCATTCGATCCCGCCTTCAGGACCACCATCTCTAACTTCGGACGCCGCGGTTTGTCGTCATCCCCATCTTCACCCTCCTGCTTTTTCGCTTGCAGGTAAATCGCCTCAAGATAGAAGAGTGCGTCCTCAATCGGAATAATCAACAGATTGCCCCGGATCACATCGTTCGCCGCTTGCCAACCCCGCTGTAGATCGCCCGTTTTTTTATTAATATCGTCCTCCACCTGTGTCGGTCCGGCGATCCCGGCGTTCTCAGGGAGCACATAAACGATACGCTCACCGTAATGCGGTGGATCGCAGCGTGCCACCATCCACGCCTTCAACTGCTTCTCCCGATCTCGCGGCGCGAACGGAATCACATTTACGAACTCGACTTTTTCCTCACCCGGCAACTTCAGCAGGGCGTAGTAAGGCATCATCTCCTGATCTGCCTGTGAGGAGTAGTATGCCTCTTTCGGTATCGACCACGGGTTCGTATTATCGTAAAACCCACTCGCTTGCCGGTAATAATCGCCGTAGAGTTTCGCTTGAATCCGGGTCAGGTAATCAGGGTACCGCAAGTGCGCTGCCAACCCGTCCGGCATCTCCGATAGAGGTTTAAAGAGATTTGGAAACGCTTTCTGATACGTCTGCATCACGGCTTCGTCATCTTCATCTTTCTTGATGGCATAGAAATCCACCGCGCCCGTGTAAGCGTTAACGACAGCGACACCGGCATTTCGGATGTAGTTGAACGTATCAAAATCCGGCTCCTCATATAATTCACTGTCTGTGAGTTGCGTTTTATCGTCCACATACATCTGCGCGTTTGGATAATACCGGCTCGTCACATAGAAGTCGATGATCCAATACAACTGTTTATTGTTAATCACAATATACGGATCGGGATCGTAATTCAGGAAGGGTGCTATATATGAAGCACGGTCTTTGACGAGTCGGTCATTTCGGCGGGTGCCGATCCTTCGCCGGAACATGATTCGGCTCTCCGGTGTCAGTTTCTCTGAGATGAGGATAGGAAAGAAATCGAATCGGAGTGCGAAACAGAGTCGTCGGAACCACCCCCCTA is drawn from Candidatus Poribacteria bacterium and contains these coding sequences:
- a CDS encoding sulfotransferase family protein, translating into MYAFAQRSDTEVIDEPLYAHYLYTKYDAQALKSTHPGTAAVMASMSTDSAQVIEKVILGPCEKPVLFMKQMAHHLINIDLSFLEHTHNVLLIRDPREMLPSLAKVIGTPTLADTGLKTQYDLLTDLRAAGHSPPILDARLLLENPSDVLSQLCERLGLQFERSMLSWEVGGNPADGVWAPYWYQNVHRSTAFAPYRPKSEPFPPELENVFAVCLTYYNALCEEAIGV